One genomic region from Capra hircus breed San Clemente chromosome 18, ASM170441v1, whole genome shotgun sequence encodes:
- the FFAR3 gene encoding free fatty acid receptor 3 isoform X1, which translates to MGTARFLSLLPDNSSPDLIWRSQQGVERQSPRGLKAAVAMTSPDRSFFLGNHWLFFSVYLFTFLVGLPLNLMALVIFVGKLRRRPVAVDVLLLNLTLSDLVLLLFLPFRMVEAASAMHWSLPFVFCPFSRFLFFTTIYLTSLFLAAVSTERFLSVAYPLWYKARPRPGQAGLVSGACWLLAAAHCSVVYVIEFSGDSSPSQGINGTCYLEFREDQLALLLPVRLEMAVVLFGVPLFISSYCYSRLVCILGRGASHRRRKRVAGLAAATLLNFLVCFGPYNVSHIVGYIQGESPTWRSYVLLLSTLNSCFDPLVYYFSSSGFQADFQGLLGRLTGSWGPWRQENGVTSKKSEGEGPPQELFNIEAS; encoded by the exons ATGGGCACTGCCAGGTTTTTATCACTTCTGCCAGATAATAGCTCACCGGACTTGATCTGGAGGAGCCAGCAAGGTGTTGAGCGGCAGAGCCCTCGGGGTCTCAAAGCAGCAG tGGCCATGACCAGCCCAGACCGCTCCTTCTTCCTCGGCAACCACTGGCTCTTCTTCTCCGTGTACCTCTTCACCTTCCTCGTGGGGCTCCCCCTCAACCTGATGGCCCTGGTGATCTTCGTGGGCAAGCTGCGGCGCCGCCCGGTGGCCGTGGACGTGCTCTTGCTAAATCTCACCCTCTCGGACCTGGTCCTGTTGCTCTTCCTGCCGTTCCGCATGGTGGAGGCGGCCAGTGCCATGCACTGGTCCCTGCCCTTCGTCTTCTGCCCCTTCTCCAGGTTCCTCTTCTTCACCACCATCTATCTCACGTCCCTCTTCCTGGCAGCTGTGAGCACAGAGCGCTTCCTGAGCGTGGCCTACCCACTTTGGTACAAGGCTCGGCCGAGGCCAGGGCAGGCTGGCCTGGTCAGTGGGGCCTGCTGGCTCCTGGCCGCTGCTCACTGCAGCGTGGTCTATGTCATCGAATTCTCAGGGGACTCCTCCCCCAGCCAGGGTATCAACGGGACCTGCTACCTGGAGTTCCGGGAGGATCAGCTGGCCCTTCTCCTGCCTGTCCGGCTAGAGATGGCAGTGGTCCTCTTTGGGGTGCCCCTGTTTATCAGCAGCTACTGCTACAGCCGCCTGGTCTGCATACTCGGGAGGGGAGCAAGCCATCGCCGTCGGAAGAGAGTGGCAGGGCTGGCGGCCGCCACGTTGCTCAACTTCCTCGTCTGCTTTGGGCCCTACAACGTGTCCCACATCGTGGGCTACATCCAGGGTGAAAGCCCCACGTGGAGAAGTTACGTGCTGCTCCTCAGCACCCTGAATTCCTGCTTTGACCCCCTCGTCTACTATTTCTCATCATCTGGATTCCAAGCTGACTTCCAGGGATTGCTGGGGCGGCTGACTGGGTCCTGGGGCCCTTGGCGGCAGGAGAATGGCGTCACCTCGAAGAAGAGCGAGGGAGAGGGGCCACCGCAAGAGCTGTTCAATATAGAGGCCAGCTAG
- the FFAR3 gene encoding free fatty acid receptor 3 — MTSPDRSFFLGNHWLFFSVYLFTFLVGLPLNLMALVIFVGKLRRRPVAVDVLLLNLTLSDLVLLLFLPFRMVEAASAMHWSLPFVFCPFSRFLFFTTIYLTSLFLAAVSTERFLSVAYPLWYKARPRPGQAGLVSGACWLLAAAHCSVVYVIEFSGDSSPSQGINGTCYLEFREDQLALLLPVRLEMAVVLFGVPLFISSYCYSRLVCILGRGASHRRRKRVAGLAAATLLNFLVCFGPYNVSHIVGYIQGESPTWRSYVLLLSTLNSCFDPLVYYFSSSGFQADFQGLLGRLTGSWGPWRQENGVTSKKSEGEGPPQELFNIEAS; from the coding sequence ATGACCAGCCCAGACCGCTCCTTCTTCCTCGGCAACCACTGGCTCTTCTTCTCCGTGTACCTCTTCACCTTCCTCGTGGGGCTCCCCCTCAACCTGATGGCCCTGGTGATCTTCGTGGGCAAGCTGCGGCGCCGCCCGGTGGCCGTGGACGTGCTCTTGCTAAATCTCACCCTCTCGGACCTGGTCCTGTTGCTCTTCCTGCCGTTCCGCATGGTGGAGGCGGCCAGTGCCATGCACTGGTCCCTGCCCTTCGTCTTCTGCCCCTTCTCCAGGTTCCTCTTCTTCACCACCATCTATCTCACGTCCCTCTTCCTGGCAGCTGTGAGCACAGAGCGCTTCCTGAGCGTGGCCTACCCACTTTGGTACAAGGCTCGGCCGAGGCCAGGGCAGGCTGGCCTGGTCAGTGGGGCCTGCTGGCTCCTGGCCGCTGCTCACTGCAGCGTGGTCTATGTCATCGAATTCTCAGGGGACTCCTCCCCCAGCCAGGGTATCAACGGGACCTGCTACCTGGAGTTCCGGGAGGATCAGCTGGCCCTTCTCCTGCCTGTCCGGCTAGAGATGGCAGTGGTCCTCTTTGGGGTGCCCCTGTTTATCAGCAGCTACTGCTACAGCCGCCTGGTCTGCATACTCGGGAGGGGAGCAAGCCATCGCCGTCGGAAGAGAGTGGCAGGGCTGGCGGCCGCCACGTTGCTCAACTTCCTCGTCTGCTTTGGGCCCTACAACGTGTCCCACATCGTGGGCTACATCCAGGGTGAAAGCCCCACGTGGAGAAGTTACGTGCTGCTCCTCAGCACCCTGAATTCCTGCTTTGACCCCCTCGTCTACTATTTCTCATCATCTGGATTCCAAGCTGACTTCCAGGGATTGCTGGGGCGGCTGACTGGGTCCTGGGGCCCTTGGCGGCAGGAGAATGGCGTCACCTCGAAGAAGAGCGAGGGAGAGGGGCCACCGCAAGAGCTGTTCAATATAGAGGCCAGCTAG